Proteins from one Primulina huaijiensis isolate GDHJ02 chromosome 18, ASM1229523v2, whole genome shotgun sequence genomic window:
- the LOC140964885 gene encoding peroxisomal and mitochondrial division factor 2-like, with product MADETMINGELSGHREVEISGDNSAKISGLTLKVSDLEQENDKINEQNKEYKQQIEELEDSVKVLSNENDEFEKHVHEVETENKALGAVVARAAELEADVSRLQHDLVSTMSDLQETTTELSDMNSEMVGIKQREEEKDVKLEAIEKGRNLLVSKVENLEGVESSMRNELEGKEREIGDLKKRVEESETMVGSSKNLEKLKNYLEKTVEKMKVEISLLQSCLDEKEKMIIAYEVKERAVVDAGNGGIERDGGVRVGKNGFFGDSSQKDWLLVAGSTFSAIVVVGVACYIQHISRK from the coding sequence ATGGCTGATGAGACGATGATCAATGGAGAATTATCTGGTCATCGTGAAGTGGAAATATCTGGTGATAATTCTGCTAAAATTTCAGGGCTTACTCTGAAGGTCAGCGATCTTGAacaagaaaatgataaaatcaatGAGCAAAACAAGGAATATAAGCAGCAGATTGAGGAGTTGGAGGACTCCGTCAAGGTTTTAAGCAATGAGAATGACGAGTTCGAAAAACACGTTCACGAAGTGGAAACAGAAAATAAGGCTTTGGGAGCCGTGGTTGCTAGAGCTGCAGAGTTGGAAGCTGACGTGTCTAGGTTGCAGCACGATTTGGTTTCCACCATGAGCGATTTGCAAGAGACAACGACCGAGTTGTCAGATATGAATAGTGAAATGGTGGGGATTAAACAGAGGGAGGAGGAAAAGGATGTTAAGTTGGAGGCAATCGAGAAGGGAAGAAATTTGCTGGTTTCTAAAGTTGAGAATTTGGAGGGAGTGGAGAGTAGTATGAGGAATGAGTTGGAGGGGAAAGAAAGGGAAATAGGTGATTTAAAGAAGAGGGTTGAGGAGTCGGAGACAATGGTAGGAAGTAGCAAGAATTTGGAGAAGTTGAAGAATTATCTGGAGAAGACCGTTGAGAAAATGAAAGTGGAAATCAGTCTTCTGCAGAGTTGTTTGGATGAGAAAGAGAAGATGATTATTGCGTATGAAGTGAAGGAAAGAGCAGTTGTGGATGCTGGGAATGGTGGTATTGAACGCGATGGTGGAGTTCGAGTTGGAAAGAATGGATTTTTTGGTGACTCGAGTCAAAAAGATTGGTTGCTAGTGGCAGGCTCAACCTTTTCCGCCATCGTTGTTGTGGGGGTTGCTTGCTACATTCAacatatttcaagaaaataa
- the LOC140964363 gene encoding uncharacterized protein, translating into MADFEKNGSVDQCEEARAEETVPVAESGSPKDSIVKSLEEEFSEAARSVVDKVAESSFVEEVEELVHVSDPWDALKNLGGHKDEQNKEAPEESTLPASDENVGESPEKTSDKTQVVASKERETDDLHENQRATHTQPFVAVSAGSKASWANCCGLLDFLKPSDQ; encoded by the exons ATGGCTGACTTTGAGAAAAATGGAAGTGTGGACCAATGTGAAGAAGCCAGGGCGGAGGAGACGGTTCCGGTCGCGGAATCCGGGTCTCCAAAGGATTCGATCGTGAAGTCTTTGGAGGAGGAATTCAGTGAAGCGGCAAGATCAGTGGTGGACAAGGTGGCAGAGTCTTCTTTTGTTGAAGAAGTTGAGGAGTTGGTTCATGTGTCGGATCCATGGGATGCTCTCAAGAATTTAGGTGGTCACAAAGATGAACAGAATAAGGAGGCGCCGGAGGAGAGCACGTTGCCAGCTTCAGATGAAAACGTTGGAGAATCCCCGGAGAAAACCTCCGACAAAACTCAGGTCGTGGCCTCAAAAGAGCGAGAAACGGATGATCTGCATGAAAATCAAAGAGCCACACACACTCAG CCATTTGTTGCCGTAAGTGCTGGATCAAAGGCTTCTTGGGCGAATTGCTGCGGTTTGCTGGACTTTCTGAAACCTTCCGACCAGTGA
- the LOC140964362 gene encoding putative ribosome biogenesis protein C8F11.04, with protein MASAAQQPAGEASRVSKATIERAVSALLKYKSKQSSSQKPQLFPDDDYVYLNLTLKKIPSKSRTKPFKISLPHPLLDLSSQICLIIDDRAQSPTPLSEDIKKLVKSENIPISKVLKISKLKTNYKPFEAKRKLCHSYDLFLVDRRVVHLLPKLIGKEFFKKKKLPLAVDFSRKSLKFQVERALGSALLYMRTGTCCVLKVGKVSMDKDEVVDNVFDAIVGAIEKVPKKWNGVRSLHLKLYDSVSLPIYQALPDVKLKIEGAKSEKGAELVKLSDNAAESKEMSGIKDGDSGKKKKKKTGRIHELQYMEVGDVMERADDKDDMKENEPVGNEDNDEFAGQKEGMLMNDSDADGNEETNVIEDDDLTIRENMGNKRNKRDTLKRGVLDELNGKTLAKKKAKAEKVEGRKSKEDRLTGLEKSGGKKGKKNLEHHGRIAKVKDVTPKKGSSAE; from the coding sequence ATGGCTTCCGCCGCTCAACAACCAGCTGGGGAGGCATCTAGAGTTAGCAAGGCAACGATTGAGAGGGCTGTTAGCGCTCTTTTGAAGTACAAATCCAAACAGTCTTCCAGCCAAAAGCCGCAGCTTTTTCCCGATGACGACTACGTCTACCTGAACCTCACCCTCAAGAAAATTCCGTCAAAATCGCGTACCAAACCGTTTAAAATTTCGCTTCCTCACCCCCTCTTGGACCTTTCGTCGCAGATTTGCTTGATTATAGACGATAGGGCTCAATCACCGACTCCTCTTTCTGAAGACATTAAGAAACTTGTGAAATCAGAGAACATTCCCATCTCGAAAGTTCTTAAGATTTCCAAACTGAAGACTAATTACAAGCCTTTTGAAGCAAAAAGGAAGCTCTGTCATAGCTACGACTTATTTTTGGTGGACAGAAGGGTTGTTCACTTGCTTCCCAAGTTGATAGGTAAggaatttttcaagaaaaagaagCTTCCTTTGGCGGTGGATTTTAGCCGAAAAAGTTTGAAGTTTCAAGTGGAGAGGGCTTTGGGAAGTGCGTTACTTTACATGAGGACCGGGACATGTTGTGTGTTGAAGGTCGGAAAAGTGTCGATGGATAAGGATGAAGTTGTGGATAATGTGTTTGATGCGATTGTGGGGGCTATTGAGAAGGTGCCAAAGAAGTGGAATGGTGTGAGGAGTCTACACCTGAAATTATACGACTCTGTGTCGCTGCCGATTTATCAAGCTTTGCCAGACGTCAAGTTAAAAATAGAGGGTGCGAAAAGTGAGAAGGGAGCCGAGCTAGTGAAATTGAGTGATAATGCCGCCGAGTCTAAGGAAATGAGTGGGATCAAGGATGGTGATAGTggcaagaagaagaagaagaagactgGGAGAATTCATGAGCTTCAATATATGGAGGTTGGCGATGTTATGGAGAGGGCTGATGATAAAGATGATATGAAAGAGAATGAACCAGTGGGGAATGAGGATAATGATGAATTTGCGGGACAGAAGGAAGGAATGTTGATGAACGATAGTGATGCTGATGGTAATGAAGAGACAAATGTTATTGAGGATGATGATTTAACAATTCGAGAAAATATGGGGAATAAAAGGAACAAGAGGGATACTTTGAAGAGAGGAGTTTTGGATGAGTTGAATGGGAAAACGCTGGCGAAGAAAAAGGCTAAAGCGGAGAAGGTGGAGGGTAGGAAGTCAAAGGAAGATAGGTTAACAGGTTTAGAGAAGTCCGGTGGAAAGAAGGGAAAGAAAAATTTGGAGCATCATGGAAGGATTGCAAAGGTGAAGGATGTGACACCAAAGAAAGGTTCCTCAGCAGAATGA